The genomic segment CGAGTTTTCGCCGCAGGTAGACCAGGTCCTGTCCCGCGGGGACGGCCTCCTCAGGGTCGCCGGCGCCTTGCGAGCCCGCGCAGACCAGCATGACCGCCGAGTACAGTTGTTCGGGCTCGACGGGCTTGACCAGGTAGCCGGACGGACGGAGGCGGCTTGCCCTGCGCAGGACGTCGTCGTCGATCGTCGAGGTGACGAACACAGTCGGAAGATCGTAGAGGCGGAGCAGCCACTCGGCTACGTCAACGCCGTCGAGCTCGCCTCCGAGTCCGACGTCCACCAGCGCCATGTCGATGCGCTCCCGCCGGGAGAGCCGCAGCGCCTCGACGGCGGACGATGCGCACACGCTGAGCCATCCCTTGCTCGCCAGCAGGCGCGCCATGGCCTCGGACGCGGCGAGGTCGTCTTCGACGATAAGGATCTTCGCCCGTCCCGCCGACCGGCCCAACGCGGCAGCGGCACCGGACGGCCCTGAGGGGGAGCGAGTCTCGGGCATCGGAGTGGGGGGAGCCGGAGCGTAGCGTAGCACCACCTTGCGGCGGTGTGCAGGCCGCCGCGGCGGATTGCGCGTCCGACCGGTGTCTCGGACCGCCAGCGCACCGGCACATGACCCGTAGAGACCACATGGCTGACCACCCGTGGTCAGCTCGTGGCATTTCGGCGCGCGGCCGTCACGAGGATAGCCGCGGGTCGTCATGCCGCGGCGACCGGGCGCGCCGATACCCCCGGGCAATGGTCCGCACGTCGCAGTCGCCCCGACATCCCCTGGCCACCGCGTCCGCGGACTTCGGCCATCTCCTCGAGAGCGTGCCGGACGCCGTCGTGGCGGTCGACGACGACGGGAGGATTCGCCACGTGAACACGCAGGCGGAGCGCCTGTTCGGGTACGCCCCCGGCGAACTGGTGGGCCAGTCGCTGGAGTCCCTGATTCCAGAGGACGTCCGGTCGCGTCACGCCGACCAGCGACGGCGCTTCCAGGCGGCACCGCACCTGCGCCGCATGGGAGACACCGATCGGCTGACCGCCCGCCGGCGCGACGGCACGCTCGTTCCGGTCGACATCGGCCTGGGCAGCCTGGTGGCCTCGGGAGAGCGATGGACCCTGGCCTTCGTGCGCGACCACACGCGGATTCAGGCGCTGCTCGACGGCCTTGGCCAGGCGCGGCGGGAACTCGAGCAGGAACTGGAACAGCGCCGACAGCTCCGCGCACTGTCCGAACTGCTCCAGCTGCCGGCGGCCAGGGAAGACATCCGCCCCGCGCTGAGCCTGTACCTCGAGCACCTCTTCCCGGGCACGCGCGGCGCGGTCTTCGTGCTGGACCGGCCCGGCGGGGAGCCGGACCGCCTGGGCGCCTGGGGCGAGGCGCCGGACTCGTGGGCCGTTGCCGCCACGACGGGATGCGAGGTCGCCCGGGCCGTCCCGCCGTCCACCGGCGCGCACCTGGCGGCGGAGGGGCGCGGCGGGCAACCGGGCGAGGCGGCAATCAGGGCCGACTGCTGCGCGCCGCTCGTCGCCAATGGAACGGCCCTGGGACTGCTGATCGTCGACCCGACGTCCGGCGATCCCCCCTCTCCTGATCAGCGTCGCACCATCGCCGCCGTGGCCGACTGGCTCGGTCTGCCCCTGGCCAATCTCCGCCTCCGTGAACGGCTCGAAGACCTGACCTACCGAGATCCCCTGACCGGTCTGCACAACCGCCGACACCTGCAGGATGTCCTGGCGCAACGCATCGCCGGCGCGCAGCGCGCTTCGACGTCGTTGGCGCTGGCCGTCATCGACCTCGACCACTTCAAGCGCCTGAACGACACGTGGGGGCACGTCGCCGGCGACGACGTACTGCGAGCCTTCGCCGCGATGCTCGCGGGCCGGTTCCGGGCATCGGACACGATCTGCCGGTACGGCGGCGAGGAGTTCGTCGTGGTGTGCGGCGATTGCTCGGGCGCCGACCTGACGGCGGCCCTCGACGGCGCCCGCGCCCTCTGGGCGGGCTCCGCGGTCGGGACGCTGGCGGCGACGGCGATCCGATCGACGTTCTCGGCCGGGGTCGCGGCGTTTCCCGAGGACGGCCCCGACGGGCAGCACCTGCTCCACGAGGCCGACGCGGCGCTGTACGCGGCCAAGGCGCAGGGGCGAAACCGCGTCGTCGGGCGCCGTCGCTCGCCAGGCGGGCCCCGGCCAGATCCGACGGACGCCGCATTCCGCCACGAGTCTGCCCTCCCAGGGTCATTCCCGCCGCGGGGGTGAGGCCGATTATCCTGTCGCAGCCGACGCCCTCCGAGTCATGCTTCCGACCGTCCTCATCGCCGACGAGAGCCGGGGTACCAGGCAACTCCTGACCCGCCACCTGCGGGCCATGGGATGGCAGACCATCGAAGCTTCCGACGGCCTGGAGACGCTGGACCGACTCACGGAGCGGGATGCCGACTTCGCCATCGTCGACATGTCGCTCCGCCTGCTGAGCACCCCCGAGGTCGTGACCGTGTTGCGCCGCTCGCCCAAATATCGCGACCTGCCCGTGGTCGCGATGGGCGCGGCAACGCCCCGTGCCCTGGAGGCGCTGATCGCGCTGGGCATCGACGACTTCTTCGTCAAGCCGTTCTCCGCGGACTTCCTGATGGAACGCCTTCGGCGGTTCGCGCCGAAGACGAACGTGCGCGTGCGCGAGACGAAGGCCCTCGGAGCCGGGCCACCTCCCGCGGACGGCGTAGCGCTGGTGGTCGACGCCGACGCGCAGTTCCGCGACTTCGCGGCAAAGGTGCTGGCGGCACGCTACCGCGTGGTGGAGGCGGCATCGGGAGTCGCGGCACTCCGTGCGTGCGGCGGGCAGCGACCGGCCGTCGTGCTCGCCGGATTCGACACGGGCCTGCTGGGGCCGCCGATGCTCGCCGAGCACTTCGCGAAGCGTCCCGACACCGCGAAGACCGCGGTCGTGCTCGTGCGGTCGCCGTCCGAAGACCTGCCGCCCCCCGGGATGTTCACCGCGGTGGTGAACAAGACGTTCGTCATCGAGGACTTCGAACGGCAGTTCGCGCGCGCAATGGGGCGATCGCTGGTCGACGGTTCACCGGCCCTGATGGAGGTCCGGCAGGCGGTCGAGGCGGCCACCCAGCAGGCCCTGGGCATGATGGCAGGCTGTGACGTGCACGTGGCAGGACGGGAATCGGCCGCCGACCTCAGCCTCTGGGCGTGGACGGACATCTCGATCGCCGAGGAGTCGGTCACGGTGCGCATGGCGCTGCGGTCGGACGAGCGGGGCGCCATGTCCATTGCGGCAGGGCTCCTCGGCATGTCGGCCGACGACCTGGCGCCGGAGGATGGACTGGCGGCGCTCGGCGAGCTGGTGAACGTCATTGCCGGCCGCGTCAAGTCCACCGCCTGCCGGCCCGGGCGGACCCTGACCTTCGACATCCCCCAGCTTGCGGGCACCGATGCCCCAGCTCCCATCGGCAACGCCGAGGTGTGCCTGCTCTTCGAACCCACCGACAGCCGATTCCGCCTCGGCGTCGAAGTGGGGATCGCGGGCGACCTTCGCGCCGTCGACCCAGGCAAAGCCGCGTGACGCCACCCGGCGCCGTGACGTTCTTCCTCGCGGTGGCGGCAGTGGCCGGGTGGGGCGCCTTCGCCGTGGTCCGACGGCGCGCCAGCGGCGCGGGCGACGCGCCGATGGAAGACGCGGCGCGGTTGGCAGCGCTGCTCGAGGCCACGGGGGACGGCGCGGCGATTCTCGACAGGGACGGGGCCGTGCTCCAGGCGAACGCTGCCTGGGCGACGCTCCGGCTCCCGACGGTGACGGCCTCGGCGCCCCCGGACGGCTGGGACGTCCGCGACCGGAACGGCCGGCTCCTGGACCGCTCGGCGTGGCCCATCGCGCGGATCCTGCGCGGCGAGACCATCACGCGATACGAGCTCCAGCTGACCGCTCCGCACGCGCCCGCTCGCCGGGTCGTCTCCATCAGCGGCGCCGCTCTCCCGACGCCATCCGGCGGGCACGCGGGCGCCGTCGTGGTGGTCCGCGATCTCACGAGCGCGCGCGCCGCACTCGGCCAGTCGCGGAGGGCCCGCGAGATCCAGGCCGTAGGGCTCGCGGCCGCGGGCATCGCGCACGATTTCAACAACACGCTCACCGTGGCCCTGGCCAGCGCGTCGCTGCTGCGACAAGCCGCGGCGGAGCGCCCGGAACTGCTGCGCGACGCTGACAACCTGACGGCCGCGGCACGACGGTCGTCCGCGCTCACCCGCGTGCTGCTGGTGTTGACGCGCAGGGAGCCTCCGCGCACCGAGCGGGTCCACCCCGGCGGGAGCGTGCGTGAGCTCGAGCCGATCCTCCGGCGGCTGCTGCCGCCGGCAGCCATCCTCGAGGTCGTGGACCATACGGGCGAGGCCGATGTCGTGCTGGGAGATCCGCGCGCACTCCAGCTGTTCCTCATCGGCATCATCGGCGGAGCGCGTCCGTCGGTGCTGCAGGGCGGGTGTCTGCGTCTCACGTGCGACGCCGGCGAGTTCGTGGAGCCGAAGACGCTGGTCACGGGGAGGTTCGTACGCGTCTCACTCGAGGGACCGACCCCGATGCTGGATCACGACGACGCCGGTCCGTGGGGCATCGGCGCGATGCTGCCGGACGTGGCCACGGCGCCGGGCCGAACGGTCTGCCGCACGGAGAGGCAGCCGGACGGACGGGCGAGGTTCGATCTGCTCCTGCCCGCCGCACCGGCGGTCGAACCGGCGACAGACCCGCAGGGAGACACGCGAACGCCTGATCCGCGCGGCGCGGTCCGGTAACCCGCATCGCGACGCGCGCCGCGCGGCGACGCACGACGGCGCAGGAGCCGCTCGGCCTCGGGTGCGCGCGGCTCTTACAGAAGGATTACACCGCCTGCCGGAGACCGACTCGTACTATTTCCCCCATGCGCATCATCCAGGGCGGCATGGGCGTCGGGATCTCCAGCTGGCGGCTCGCGCGCGCGGTGTCGCGCCTCGGACACCTCGGCGTCGTCAGCGGCACGGCGCTCGACCAGGTGCTGGCCAGGCGGCTCCAGCAGGGCGATCCGGGCGGCCACGTCCGACGCGCGCTGGACCACTTCCCCGTGCCGGCGCTGGCCGAGCACGTCTGGCGCGCCCACTACATCGCCGGCGGCACGACGGGCGCCGAGGCGTACCACGCGCTGGAGATGCCCTCGGCTACGCCATCGGATGAATGGCTCGCGCGGGTCATCGTGGCGAACTTCGTCGAGGTCTTCCTGGCCCGCGAGGAACACGACCAGCCGGTGGGCATCAACTACCTCGAGAAGATCCAGGCGCCCCACCTGCCGTCGATGTTCGGCGCGATGCTGGCGGGCGTGGACTACGTGCTGATGGGCGCCGGCATTCCGCTGCGCGTGCCGGGCGTGCTGGACCGCCTCGCACGACTCGAGCCCGTCACCTACCCGCTGGCGGTGACGGGCGCCGGCCCCGACGGCGTCAGCCTCGAGTTCGACCCTCGCGCCTTCGTCGGACACGACGGGCCGCCGCTCACGCGGCCACGCTTCCTGGCCATCGTCGCGTCGGACGTCCTGGCCCAGACGCTCGTGCGCCGGGCGAGCGGGCACGTGGACGGGTTCATTCTCGAAGGTCCCACCGCGGGCGGCCACAACGCGCCGCCGCGCGGCCCGCTTCGGGTGGACGCGCGAGGGGAGCCGGTGTACGGGCCACGCGACGAGATCGACCTGGACAAGATCCGGGCACTTGGCCGTCCCTTCTGGCTGGCCGGCGGCGTGGGCAGCGCCGAAGGGCTGCGCCGCGCCCTCGCGCTCGGCGCCGAGGGCATCCAGGTGGGTACGGCGTTCGCGATGTGCTCCGACTCGGGGCTCCGTGGCGACCTGCGGCACGCACTGCTCGCCAAGGTCCTCGACGGCTC from the Vicinamibacterales bacterium genome contains:
- a CDS encoding diguanylate cyclase; translated protein: MVRTSQSPRHPLATASADFGHLLESVPDAVVAVDDDGRIRHVNTQAERLFGYAPGELVGQSLESLIPEDVRSRHADQRRRFQAAPHLRRMGDTDRLTARRRDGTLVPVDIGLGSLVASGERWTLAFVRDHTRIQALLDGLGQARRELEQELEQRRQLRALSELLQLPAAREDIRPALSLYLEHLFPGTRGAVFVLDRPGGEPDRLGAWGEAPDSWAVAATTGCEVARAVPPSTGAHLAAEGRGGQPGEAAIRADCCAPLVANGTALGLLIVDPTSGDPPSPDQRRTIAAVADWLGLPLANLRLRERLEDLTYRDPLTGLHNRRHLQDVLAQRIAGAQRASTSLALAVIDLDHFKRLNDTWGHVAGDDVLRAFAAMLAGRFRASDTICRYGGEEFVVVCGDCSGADLTAALDGARALWAGSAVGTLAATAIRSTFSAGVAAFPEDGPDGQHLLHEADAALYAAKAQGRNRVVGRRRSPGGPRPDPTDAAFRHESALPGSFPPRG
- a CDS encoding response regulator, with the protein product MLPTVLIADESRGTRQLLTRHLRAMGWQTIEASDGLETLDRLTERDADFAIVDMSLRLLSTPEVVTVLRRSPKYRDLPVVAMGAATPRALEALIALGIDDFFVKPFSADFLMERLRRFAPKTNVRVRETKALGAGPPPADGVALVVDADAQFRDFAAKVLAARYRVVEAASGVAALRACGGQRPAVVLAGFDTGLLGPPMLAEHFAKRPDTAKTAVVLVRSPSEDLPPPGMFTAVVNKTFVIEDFERQFARAMGRSLVDGSPALMEVRQAVEAATQQALGMMAGCDVHVAGRESAADLSLWAWTDISIAEESVTVRMALRSDERGAMSIAAGLLGMSADDLAPEDGLAALGELVNVIAGRVKSTACRPGRTLTFDIPQLAGTDAPAPIGNAEVCLLFEPTDSRFRLGVEVGIAGDLRAVDPGKAA
- a CDS encoding PAS domain-containing protein — translated: MTPPGAVTFFLAVAAVAGWGAFAVVRRRASGAGDAPMEDAARLAALLEATGDGAAILDRDGAVLQANAAWATLRLPTVTASAPPDGWDVRDRNGRLLDRSAWPIARILRGETITRYELQLTAPHAPARRVVSISGAALPTPSGGHAGAVVVVRDLTSARAALGQSRRAREIQAVGLAAAGIAHDFNNTLTVALASASLLRQAAAERPELLRDADNLTAAARRSSALTRVLLVLTRREPPRTERVHPGGSVRELEPILRRLLPPAAILEVVDHTGEADVVLGDPRALQLFLIGIIGGARPSVLQGGCLRLTCDAGEFVEPKTLVTGRFVRVSLEGPTPMLDHDDAGPWGIGAMLPDVATAPGRTVCRTERQPDGRARFDLLLPAAPAVEPATDPQGDTRTPDPRGAVR
- a CDS encoding response regulator; amino-acid sequence: MPETRSPSGPSGAAAALGRSAGRAKILIVEDDLAASEAMARLLASKGWLSVCASSAVEALRLSRRERIDMALVDVGLGGELDGVDVAEWLLRLYDLPTVFVTSTIDDDVLRRASRLRPSGYLVKPVEPEQLYSAVMLVCAGSQGAGDPEEAVPAGQDLVYLRRKLDQIRDLVDEAQVARRARQRRPERLPSGIEELTAREWQIVRDLVDMPNVDAIAERRHLSAHTVQNHLKSVFRKLEVHSTAELLSLLLSDR
- a CDS encoding nitronate monooxygenase is translated as MRIIQGGMGVGISSWRLARAVSRLGHLGVVSGTALDQVLARRLQQGDPGGHVRRALDHFPVPALAEHVWRAHYIAGGTTGAEAYHALEMPSATPSDEWLARVIVANFVEVFLAREEHDQPVGINYLEKIQAPHLPSMFGAMLAGVDYVLMGAGIPLRVPGVLDRLARLEPVTYPLAVTGAGPDGVSLEFDPRAFVGHDGPPLTRPRFLAIVASDVLAQTLVRRASGHVDGFILEGPTAGGHNAPPRGPLRVDARGEPVYGPRDEIDLDKIRALGRPFWLAGGVGSAEGLRRALALGAEGIQVGTAFAMCSDSGLRGDLRHALLAKVLDGSTDVRTSPVASPTGFPFKVAALDGTLSADDVVDSRPRICDLGYLREAYRTPDGSVAYRCPAEPVNLYLAKGGREESTDGRVCICNALMASAGFAQVRARRHVEPPIVTMGDDLAGIRRFLRPGARDYTAADVVRALTDPGLPPVALAAGP